The region CTTTCTTGACGATTCTCGATCGGATGATCTCGTTGTTGCTGATCTTGTTGATCGTCTGTTGCGATCGAAACACTATGGCGAACGGATGGCTCAGCATTGGTTGGACGTCGTCCGCTACGCGGATTCGTCAGGTTTCGCGAATGACTTTCATCGTGGTGGTGCGTGGCGATACCGGGATTATGTGATTCGATCATTCAACCAAGACAAGGCATATGACCGTTTTGTCATGGAACAAATCGCTGGCGACGAATTGGACCCGAACGATCCAGAAATGCGCATCGCAGTTGGTTTTCTACGGATGGGGCCATGGGAACTGACCGGGATGGAAGTCGCCAAGGTCGCTCGTCAACGATTTTTGGATGACGTAACCAATAGCGTCGGCGAAACCTTCCTTGCTCATTCACTGCAGTGTGCCAAATGTCATGATCATAAGTTTGATCCGGTACCCACACGTGACTACTACAGTATCCAAGCGGTCTTTCAGACAACTCAGTTGGCCGACCGACGAGCGGAGCGTTTGCAAAATGAGAACGTTCACGGCTTCGATCAAAAACGATATCTCGATTTGCGTCGAGCTGACTATCAACAAGCCGCGGCGCAGTTGGACGAAGCGTTACTCGCCAATGCGATTGAATGGTACAAGGAAAACGACCTCGACGATTCGCAGTGGCGGCAGATCGTTTCGGAGTTGAAGGACCAAAGGAAGTCTTCGATCTTCAATTCGGCTAGGAATCAAATCAAAAAAGGTTTGCGTGAAGATGAGTATCCGCCAAAGTTGGTCGGGTTTACTCCGCAGCAGTTCGGGCTGGAGCGAGTCGCACGCAAAGGGCTGCAAGCGTTGGCGTTTGAAGAGGACACTTTTAAACCGTTCGCACTGTCGGTTTACAACGGCCATACGCCCGATGTCAAATCCATCAGCTCTCCCTTTCGAGTACCCAGCGATACTTTGAAAGGTGAGTTAGAAAAAGGGCATATCCTGACTGGAGGTGATCCGTTTTCGCCTGGCCAGGCCGTTTCGCCAGGAGTGCTCAGTGTGCTTGGCGACTTGCTAGACGAGCCGATCGAGGATTCCGTAGGCGGACGACGGCTCGGATTTGCCAAGTGGGTTGCGAATCCGAAAAATCCATTGACCACACGTGCAATCGCGAATCGAATTTGGATGTGGCACTTCGGTCAGCCGATCGCCGGTAACCCAAACAACTTTGGCTCAACCGGAAAGCTGCCCACCCATCCAGAACTGCTCGACTACCTAGCGGTAAAGCTGGTGGAAGATGGCTGGTCGATCAAGACGCTGCATCGATTGATTATGAACAGTCAGGCCTACCGCCGTTCGAGTGCTCATCCTGACACCGAACGCTTAGTAAAGTTGGATCCCAATTTAAATCACTATGCAGTTTTTCAGCCGAGACGTCTGACGGCTGAAGAGATTCGAGATTCAATGCTGGCGATGACTAATGAGCTGAATCCCGAGATGGGTGGCGTACCTTGTCGCCCGGAAATCAACCTCGAAGTCGCTCTACAGCCTCGTCAGATCATGGGGACGTTCGCGGCAGCTTGGCAACCCAATCCATTACCCGCAGATCGGCACCGTCGTTCCATTTACGCATGTCGACTTCGTGGGCTAGCCGATCCGGCGCACGAGGTTTTCAACATGCCTGGTCCTGACTTTTCCAGTGAGAAGCGAGACCAGTCGAACGTGACACCACAGGTGTTTGCGTTACTCAACAGTGAACGTTCACACAAACGGGCGTTGGCGCTCGCACATCGTTGTTTGAAGGAAACTGAATCAGACGGAGAGGCAATTGATCGCTGCTATCAGCTTGTGTATGGACGTTTGCCAAATGATCGAGAACGTCGTTTACTGCTGGAACATATGCAGACGGTCGAACAAATGCTTCCTGACAAGCCAGTACCATTCAAACAGCAACCGACCGAGATTCGTCGTGAAGCCGTTGAAGAAAACACCGGCGAACAATTCAGTTTTGTCGAAGTCCTCCATTCCAATGAAGACTTCGTGCCAGACCTTCAGCCCACCGATGTCGATCGACATACCCGCGCATTCGCTGATCTTTGTTTGGCGATATTAAATTCGAACGAGTTCATCTACATCTACTAGAGAACGCCAAAATCCGTTGTTGCGCAAGCAAGCGATTGGAGCCGGATCCATGCAATTACGATGGACGAGTGAACGATGAAACGAATCAAGCAAGCAAGCTCTGTCATGCGACGTGATTTTTTGTATGGACTGGGCGCCAGTCTTGGGTCTGTCGCATTTACTGCAATGATGGCCGATGAATTGGCAGCCGGGAATTCGGTTGGGCCAATGAAACCGAAACCACAGCAAGTTCCCGCACGGGCAAAACGTTGTATCTTCCTGATGATGGAAGGTGGGCCATCGCATATCGACACCTTCGATCCAAAGCCGAAGTTATCTGAACTACATCTAAAAGAATTCAATCGAAGCGGTAAGCAAAAGTCCGCGATGGAAAGCGGCAAAAGGTACTTCGTGCAAAGCCCGTTTAAGTTCATTCGAGCGGGACAGTCCGGCGCTGACATGGCAGAAAACTGGCGGCACCTTGCGGGAGTCGCTGATGACTTGTGTTTTTATCGTGGATGCCAAGTCGATAGCGTGAATCATCCGACTGCGATGTATCAGATGAATTGTGGGAATCGTTTCGGCGGTGATCCGGCAATGGGAGCGTGGGTGACCTATGGACTCGGTTCGATCAACCAGGATCTTCCGGGATTCGTGGTGTTGCCGGCTGTTTCGTATCCCCAAGGTGGATCGGCCAATTGGAGCAACGGATATTTGCCAGCCCATTTTCAGGGGACTGCTTTGCGGCCTAGCGGATCACCGATTTTGGATCTCGATCCGCCCGAGGGAGTCAGTCGGCAGCAACAGCGGTTGAACCTGGACTTGATCGCCGAACTGAATCGTCGACATGCGGCCAAGCATCCCACGCATCAAGACTTGTCTGCAAGGATGTCCAACTACGAGTTGGCATATCGGATGCAAATGCAGGTACCCGATGTTTTAGATATGGCGGATGAAGATGAGCGGACGCTGCAGTTGTATGGGGTGAACCGCGAGCCCACACACACGTTTGGTCGGAAATGCCTGCTGGCCCGAAAGTTAATCGAAAGTGGAGTTCGGTTTGTGCAGCTATACCATGGCAGTTGGGACAGCCATGACTACATCGAACGTGCCCACGGCAGCTTGGTCAATGCGGTTGATCAACCCATCGCAGGTTTGATCCGCGATTTAAAAGATCGTGGGCTTCTGGATTCGACCTTGGTTGTCTGGTGCGGCGAATTTGGCCGTTCGCCTGACAACGGAGTTCGTGGTGGAACCGCCTATGGTCGGGACCACAATCCGAACGCGATGTCGATTTGGCTTGCAGGCGGTGGTGTTAATGCAGGGAACACAATCGGTGCTACCGACGAGACCGGTGCCGAAGCTGTTGAAGGCGTTCATCACGTGCGTGATTTGCATGTGACGCTGCTAAGATTGCTTGGCCTTGATGACAACAAGCTGACGTTTTACCACGCGGGACGATTCAAGCAGCTTAGCCAATTCGGTGGCAAGGTAATCGACGAACTGATTGCTTGACCAGGGATCGATTCGCACTAGGTCAGACGAGCGACATCGCAAGGACGAGCATTCGTTAGTCAAATTTCATTCGACGTTGTTGTTTCTTTTGGCTCTTTTGAATTTTGGCTTCTTTGCGGCGCCGTTTGCTTCCCAAAGTCGGACGCGTGGCTTTGCGTTTTTTGGGTGGCCGACGCGTTTCGGTAAGCATCTGCACTAGCCGTGCGCGTACCTCAGCCAAATTTTGCATTTGGTCACGATGTTGGTCACTTTGTAGAACGAGTTGGCCATCGCGATTGATTCGATTGGAATAGGAACGTCGGAAACGATCTTTCCATTCGTCTGAAATCGATTCCGATTGTTCGAACGCCCAATGCAAAATGACCTTTGAATTAACTTTGTTGACGTTTTGGCCTCCAGGGCCACTGCTGCGTGCATTGGTGATGGTGAATTCAGAAGCCGGTAGCGTCAGGTGTGAACTGACGATCAAATCGTTCATGCGAATCGAAGTAAAATTGACAATGTCGAGTGGTTTCGTTTCCAAATGATACGCCAACAGCAACCCATCGTCATCAATGGCGTGAATTCATCTCACGGGCGTTTTCAAACGTCAGCGTTATTTGGGGGAATCGCCGATCTGAGAAGAAGGCTGACAGTCTCTGGTAGAGCAACGAAACACGAGCAAATTCGCATTTCCCAATGACGCACGCCACTCTTTCGATAGTCGCGAAGTTCAGCCAAAGCATATGAATGCAGAAAAATCCACAGCGAATTCATTGGCAGAAAGCAAACGTGCCCGCAAACGTTGGCGTCGCTGGATTTTGTTTTCGGTCGCACTGATCGTCATCCCTGGTACGTTTGCCTATATCGAATTTGTACTCTCACGCCCCATCGGCGAAGGTCCAGCAGGTCCCCACGTCGATGTGTCTGCATTTGACCAAGTCTGGACTCAGGAACCTGTTCGAGTAATCGGCGTGGGCGACAGCGTTACCGCCGGACTCGGTGCCCGTGGGCCAAGTCATACATTCTTCAATCGCGTTTTGAAAAATCCTGCTGATGAATTTCCGGCAATGAAAGGAGCGTGTTTGGAACAGGTTTTGCCAAATCTAGAGCATGAGATCTTTGCGATTTCTGGATCTGAATCGAATACACATCTTGAGGTTATTCGCCAATCGATTCCAGCTTATGAAGCGGAGTACGGAATCGTTTTGATGACTTCCGGTGGCAACGACTTGATCCATAGCTATGGGCGAAGCGATCCACGTGAATGTGCGATGTACGGGGCCACCGTTGAACAGGCTCGTCCTTGGATCAGCCGGTTTGCCGTTCGGCTGGGGACAATGTTCAGCGAGTTGCAACAGCGGTTTCCAGCCGGATGCGAGATCTATATTGGCGATATCTATGATCCGACAGATGGCGTTGGCGATGCGCCGAGCATCTTCTTGCCGGACTGGCCCGATGGATTGGCGATCCACGCGCTATACAACGAAGCGATCCGATCGGTTGCGGCAAGTCATTCAAACGTCCATGTCGTACCGCTTTATGAAACCTTTCTCGGCCATGGATCGCACTGTCGGCAGTTTTGGCGGTCAAGTTATGACGCTGATGATCCCCATTATTGGTTCTTTACCAATATCGAAGATCCGAATGATCGTGGCTATGACGCGATTCGCAGAGTGTTTCTCAATAGCATCGTTGAGAATACGAAGTTGATTTCTCGTTGAGCAAAGCGGTTCATGGGGGCTTAATCTGAGCCGACAACGCGCTAGCGTCGGTTGATGGACGCTGGGTCGTTAGTCACTTAACCGCGGCTAACGCCGAAGCGGCTCATGGGGGATGGGGCTGAGCCGTTAACGCGCTAGCGTCGGTTGTTGGAATGTTGGGTTGTTGATCACTTAACCGCGGCTAGCGCCAAAGCGGCTCATGGGTACTGAATCTGAGCCGATAACGTGCTAGCGTCGGTTGATGGACGCTGGGTTGTTGATCACTTAACCGCGGCTAGCGCCAAAGCGGCTCATGGGTGCTGAGTCTGAGCCGTTGACACGCTAGCGTCGGTTGTTGGAATGTTGGGCTGTTGTTCACTTAACCGCGGCTAGAGCCGAAGCGGTTCATGGGGGCTTAATCTGAGCCGTCAACGCGCTAGCGTCGGTTGATGGAACGTTGGGTTGCTAGTCACTTAACCGCGGCTAACGCCAAAGCGGCTCATGGGTGATGCGTCTGAGCCGATAACGCGCTAGCGTCGGTTGATGGGACGCTGGGTTGTTAGTCACTTAACCGCGGCTAACGCCGAAGCGGCTCATGGGTGATGCGTCTGAGCCGTTAACGCGCTAGCGTCGGTTGATGGAACGTTGGGTTGCTAGTCACTTAACCGCGGCTAGCGCCAATGCGGCTCAGAGTATTTGGCAATCGACCGACTATGGTCGATCGCGAAAGCTCCACTCGGGTGTTCCCTTGGGATCAGGATAATGCGGTGCTTTTCCGATCGCGAAATCTTCAGGCTGGATGCCTAGATTCTTCCAATATCCTTTTTCACGAATGAACCCGTAAAAGGTTGGATAGTAGGCATCAACAAAGGCAACGCTAGCTTTCTCGGGAACGTCTCGGTCGGTTAAAAAGTAAACCGAATTCACGATCAGTCGACGTAGGTCTTCATCGACGAAATCGACGCTGGCACCACCGGTGGTGCAAAAGGCTTGGCCAGTCGCGCCGCTGGGTGATTGATATTGATGCACCCATGCAAAGGGCTGCATTGGTGAGTTCTTTTCGCCATCAATGTTTTCGGACGAAGGATCGAGCGATTCCGTCACGGCAGCACGTAACAGGATTTGATCTTGGTCTGTTAGGTGGACGACGCCATAGACGTCCGATGGTGTAAACACCTCTCCGACCGATCGCAAAATTGGGTGATCGGCACCTGCGTCCACGACGACACTGCGGCCACCTTGTTGCTTGTGTTTGCCGTGGTGATTGACCCATTGTTCGCCGAGGATTTTTAGTCCGAATGCACCATAGGAAAGTTCTTTACCAAACTGGCCGTTGCCGTTGAATGCATGCGTCGATGTACGGAACCCGATGATCGGTTTGCCCGCATCAAGAAACTTGGTGACATGAACGGCGTCATCCCGGGACGGTTGCCGGAACCTTGTGCCGATGATCATCAGGTCCGCATCATCAAGCTCATTCCAGCCAACGACACCCTGTGAATTGTTTGGGTCGACGTACGAAAGGTCTTCGCTCATCGAGAACAAAACAACACAGTCATAGCCATGGTGAACCGAAAGTATTTTGGCAAGCA is a window of Stieleria sp. JC731 DNA encoding:
- a CDS encoding DUF1501 domain-containing protein; translation: MKRIKQASSVMRRDFLYGLGASLGSVAFTAMMADELAAGNSVGPMKPKPQQVPARAKRCIFLMMEGGPSHIDTFDPKPKLSELHLKEFNRSGKQKSAMESGKRYFVQSPFKFIRAGQSGADMAENWRHLAGVADDLCFYRGCQVDSVNHPTAMYQMNCGNRFGGDPAMGAWVTYGLGSINQDLPGFVVLPAVSYPQGGSANWSNGYLPAHFQGTALRPSGSPILDLDPPEGVSRQQQRLNLDLIAELNRRHAAKHPTHQDLSARMSNYELAYRMQMQVPDVLDMADEDERTLQLYGVNREPTHTFGRKCLLARKLIESGVRFVQLYHGSWDSHDYIERAHGSLVNAVDQPIAGLIRDLKDRGLLDSTLVVWCGEFGRSPDNGVRGGTAYGRDHNPNAMSIWLAGGGVNAGNTIGATDETGAEAVEGVHHVRDLHVTLLRLLGLDDNKLTFYHAGRFKQLSQFGGKVIDELIA
- the arfB gene encoding alternative ribosome rescue aminoacyl-tRNA hydrolase ArfB, which codes for MNDLIVSSHLTLPASEFTITNARSSGPGGQNVNKVNSKVILHWAFEQSESISDEWKDRFRRSYSNRINRDGQLVLQSDQHRDQMQNLAEVRARLVQMLTETRRPPKKRKATRPTLGSKRRRKEAKIQKSQKKQQRRMKFD
- a CDS encoding PSD1 and planctomycete cytochrome C domain-containing protein, whose translation is MVKHSIAISHFTKVFVSASAIVGLFLSSMVVAADEAALKPSGNTVDSPIGESEAIFVRRIETLIRDKCLGCHGADQDAIEGELDLRNQQTAFAGGESGEAAVIAGHPEKSPLYLVMTRTSDDWSAMPPKDAEAVTEEQLGYVHRWIETGAVWPSKDRIAEIQRVNDSRWSVEDGVTVKTSGGLDQAWTNRRYQPESLWAYQPLQKPDIADGPINPIDQLINHAMPDGLSPAGTADRRVFIRRATYDLTGLPPTPEEVQSFLDDSRSDDLVVADLVDRLLRSKHYGERMAQHWLDVVRYADSSGFANDFHRGGAWRYRDYVIRSFNQDKAYDRFVMEQIAGDELDPNDPEMRIAVGFLRMGPWELTGMEVAKVARQRFLDDVTNSVGETFLAHSLQCAKCHDHKFDPVPTRDYYSIQAVFQTTQLADRRAERLQNENVHGFDQKRYLDLRRADYQQAAAQLDEALLANAIEWYKENDLDDSQWRQIVSELKDQRKSSIFNSARNQIKKGLREDEYPPKLVGFTPQQFGLERVARKGLQALAFEEDTFKPFALSVYNGHTPDVKSISSPFRVPSDTLKGELEKGHILTGGDPFSPGQAVSPGVLSVLGDLLDEPIEDSVGGRRLGFAKWVANPKNPLTTRAIANRIWMWHFGQPIAGNPNNFGSTGKLPTHPELLDYLAVKLVEDGWSIKTLHRLIMNSQAYRRSSAHPDTERLVKLDPNLNHYAVFQPRRLTAEEIRDSMLAMTNELNPEMGGVPCRPEINLEVALQPRQIMGTFAAAWQPNPLPADRHRRSIYACRLRGLADPAHEVFNMPGPDFSSEKRDQSNVTPQVFALLNSERSHKRALALAHRCLKETESDGEAIDRCYQLVYGRLPNDRERRLLLEHMQTVEQMLPDKPVPFKQQPTEIRREAVEENTGEQFSFVEVLHSNEDFVPDLQPTDVDRHTRAFADLCLAILNSNEFIYIY
- a CDS encoding SGNH/GDSL hydrolase family protein gives rise to the protein MNAEKSTANSLAESKRARKRWRRWILFSVALIVIPGTFAYIEFVLSRPIGEGPAGPHVDVSAFDQVWTQEPVRVIGVGDSVTAGLGARGPSHTFFNRVLKNPADEFPAMKGACLEQVLPNLEHEIFAISGSESNTHLEVIRQSIPAYEAEYGIVLMTSGGNDLIHSYGRSDPRECAMYGATVEQARPWISRFAVRLGTMFSELQQRFPAGCEIYIGDIYDPTDGVGDAPSIFLPDWPDGLAIHALYNEAIRSVAASHSNVHVVPLYETFLGHGSHCRQFWRSSYDADDPHYWFFTNIEDPNDRGYDAIRRVFLNSIVENTKLISR